One Oncorhynchus keta strain PuntledgeMale-10-30-2019 chromosome 11, Oket_V2, whole genome shotgun sequence DNA window includes the following coding sequences:
- the phldb2a gene encoding pleckstrin homology-like domain family B member 2 isoform X5 has translation MRQHTKGTLCLGESYFFHPEEASRMKSMLPQKSPVTTMVYSSDCVKTEHSNGGSVGGTVMRGSRSKAELQDLMETLQRRKSALEASLRASAESTRTYLSLPPPSPVSPTAHGSAMRPLSSRGLPYMTSSSMPPSPRQGERPLSPNPPYTRSRHQSQDSLLLANSSDGRRPPVASSLLSMWNGSSSYGEPAPRPPRGHSGAASMPSSPRLGRRLYAQGRNVDNAMDPAPRQRKYSTGSLNGLGSTHSRSLPRLHRSADSPALSLPPRRSMGSHRGEKVSVSFSSKSRRNLFSLERPPDVTVPATASVPGTPRRASLASLGCELEGGGLQGSSPCLDLGLGERMLSFGKGGLGPGSRRGSISSLNGKEELRDYHMHQRDERLREQEVQRLERQRLETILSLCTELGRVERDQRGLAVSDLQKINKELEKLQVSDDESVFSDSPGSVSGTAPENGFGTRAEGYQLAEERQVRERHRSGHRDASRAQSPALSLRSSAPSPSPHHRAKQQAAEDVHLKQEVSRIEEERIQVLNNVEEVEQKIKDLDNQMEESIREMEVERALLEGEQVSEMALLQREKEVLDQLNEKIGSTDKTALAEKSQEKALLDAERVKVERLSELVSEQKTQLDNCPEALKEQLQQQLSRDVEVLEAERKWFEDLEFQQLERESRQDEEKEGRNHHVLREVADYQRSTVTRKERLLTLKKQSTQITQQSQREKDNFLKEKNNLLLMLQRERENLASLERKYAEVTGGQAFPNNPVAMKEHFRSLEERRRGSKENSHLSDNLRKRSQQPLSHYSNSTLGRSLSSKSHVPLSQSSSCGSAIPRGLSVSPRDLESQRLLKAGHSHLYASEDRQRLVDLCSRTVSESNVFLDSFHYADNGHAFDTLSVDSSDSMETSISACSPDNISSASTCNVAKIEEMERLLREAQADKNRLLEHREREMELRRQALEEERRRREDLEKRLQEETSRRQKMIEREVKLREKQRAQARPMTRYLPQRKDDFDLHGHIEAAGHNPDNCYHLAITDKTCRGFLVKMGGKIKTWKKRWFVFDRNRRTLVYYADKHEAKMKGVIYFQAIEEVYYDHLKNAHKSPNPSLTFSVKTHDRVYYMVSPSPEAMRIWMDVIVTGAEGYMHFMV, from the exons ATGAGACAGCACACAAAG GGTACACTCTGCCTAGGTGAATCCTACTTCTTCCACCCAGAGGAGGCCAGTCGAATGAAGAGCATGCTGCCCCAAAAGAGTCCTGTCACCACAATGGTCTACAGCTCag ACTGTGTGAAGACTGAACACAGCAATGGCGGCTCAGTGGGTGGCACCGTGATGAGAGGCTCCCGTTCGAAGGCGGAGCTGCAGGACTTGATGGAGACTCTGCAGCGCAGGAAGAGTGCTCTGGAGGCTAGCCTCAGGGCCAGCGCAGAATCTACCCGCACCTACCTTAGCCTGCCTCCTCCCAGCCCTGTGTCTCCCACAGCCCACGGGAGCGCCATGCGCCCCCTCTCCTCCAGGGGCCTCCCCTACATGACCAGCAGCAGCATGCCCCCCTCTCCTCGCCAGGGCGAGCGTCCTCTCAGCCCCAACCCGCCATACACACGCTCACGCCACCAATCACAGGACAGCCTGCTTCTCGCTAACTCCTCTGATGGTCGCCGCCCCCCTGTAGCCAGTTCTCTGCTGTCCATGTGGAATGGTTCCTCTTCCTATGGGGAGCCTGCCCCCCGTCCACCTCGGGGCCACAGCGGGGCGGCCAGCATGCCCTCCAGCCCTCGTCTTGGCCGCAGGCTATACGCCCAGGGTCGGAACGTGGACAATGCTATGGACCCTGCACCACGTCAGAGGAAGTACTCTACAGGGTCACTCAATGGCCTGGGCTCTACCCACAGTCGCTCTCTACCCCGCCTCCACCGGTCGGCTGACTCCCCGGCTCTGTCCCTGCCACCACGCCGATCCATGGGCTCCCACCGAGGGGAGAAGGTTTCTGTGTCCTTCTCCTCTAAGTCGAGGCGCAACCTGTTTTCTCTGGAGCGGCCGCCAGACGTGACTGTGCCAGCCACAGCCAGTGTACCGGGTACTCCCCGCCGGGCTAGCCTGGCCTCTCTGGGCTGTGAGCTGGAGGGAGGGGGCCTGCAGGGCTCCTCACCCTGCCTGGACCTAGGCCTGGGGGAGAGGATGCTGTCCTTTGGGAAGGGAGGACTGGGGCCGGGATCGAGGAGGGGCAGCATCAGCTCTCTGAATGGGAAGGAGGAGCTGAGAGACTACCACATGCACCAGAGAGACGAGAGGCTCAGAGAACAGGAGGTGCAGAGACTG GAGCGCCAGCGGCTGGAGACCATCCTGAGCCTGTGTACTGAGCTGGGCCGTGTGGAGCGGGACCAGAGAGGCTTGGCCGTCTCCGACCTGCAGAAGATCAACAAGGAGCTGGAGAAGTTGCAGGTGTCTGATGATGAGTCGGTGTTCTCCGACTCCCCTGGCAGCGTCAGCGGCACTGCCCCGGAGAACGGCTTTGGCACCAGAGCCGAGGGATACCAGTTGGCAGAGGAGCGGCAGGTCCGCGAGCGCCATCGCAGCGGGCACAGGGATGCCAGCAGGGCCCAGTCACCTGCTCTCAGCCTGCGCAGCAGTgccccctcaccctcccctcaCCATAGAGCCAAG CAGCAGGCTGCGGAGGATGTGCATCTGAAACAGGAAGTGAGCCGTATTGAGGAGGAGAGGATCCAGGTTCTGAACAACGTAGAGGAGGTGGAGCAGAAGATCAAAGACCTGGACAACCAGATGGAGGAGTCCATCAGAGAG aTGGAGGTGGAGCGGGCTCTGCTGGAGGGTGAGCAGGTCTCTGAGATGGCCctgctacagagggagaaggaggtacTGGACCAACTCAATGAGAAGATTGGCAGCACTGACAAGACTGCCCTCGCAGAGAAGTCCCAG GAGAAAGCCTTGCTCGATGCTGAGAGGGTAAAAGTAGAGAGGCTGTCAGAGCTTGTCTCTGAGCAGAAGACCCAGCTGGACAACTGTCCCGAGGCGCTCAAGGAGCAGCTTCAGCAGCAGCTCTCCAGG GATGTGGAGGTACTGGAGGCTGAGAGGAAGTGGTTTGAAGACCTGGAGTTCcagcagctggagagagagagtcgtCAGGACGAGGAGAAGGAGGGTCGGAACCATCATGTACTCCGAGAGGTAGCAGATTACCAGCGTAGTACTGTCACACGCAAGGAGAGACTCCTGACCCTGAAGAAGCAGTCCACACAGATTACCCAGCAGTCTCAGCGAGAGAAGGACAACTTTCTGAAAGAGAAGAACAACCTGCTCCTCATGCTTCAGAGG GAGAGGGAGAACCTGGCCTCGCTGGAGAGGAAGTATGCTGAAGTGACTGGAGGGCAGGCCTTCCCTAACAACCCTGTTGCCATGAAAGAG CACTTCCGctctctggaggagaggaggcgggGCAGTAAGGAGAACTCTCACCTCAGTGACAATCTCCGTAAGAGGAGCCAGCAGCCCCTCAGTCACTACAGCAACTCCACACTGGGCCGCAGCCTGTCCTCTAAG TCCCACGTGCCCCTGTCCCAGAGCTCCAGCTGTGGTAGTGCCATCCCCCGgggcctctctgtctctccccgagATCTGGAATCTCAACGCCTGCTCAAGG CAGGCCACAGCCACCTGTACGCGAGTGAGGACCGACAGAGACTGGTTGACCTGTGTAGCAGGACCGTCTCAGAGTCCAACGTCTTCCTGGACTCCTTCCACTACGCAGACAACGGCCATGCCTTCGACACGCTCAGCGTGGACAGCTCTGACAGCATGGAGACCAGCATCTCTGCCTGCTCCCCAGACAACATCTCCAG tgCCAGCACATGCAACGTAGCGAAGATTGAAGAGATGGAACGTTTGTTACGAGAGGCCCAGGCTGATAAGAATCGTCTCCTTGAGCACAGG GAGCGTGAGATGGAGTTGCGCAGGCAGGCCCTGGAGGAGGAGCGGCGGAGGAGGGAGGACCTGGAGAAGAGACTGCAGGAGGAGACCAGCAGGAGGCAGAAGATGATCGAGAGGGAGGTGAAGCTACGTGAGAAACAGAGGGCACAG GCCCGGCCGATGACACGCTACCTCCCTCAGAGGAAGGATGACTTTGACCTCCATGGTCACATCGAGGCAGCTGGACACAACCCAGACAACTGCTACCACCTGGCCATCACTGACAAAACCTGCAGAGGGTTCCTGGTCAAGATGGGTGGCAAGATCAAGACCTGGAAGAAACGCTGGTTTGTCTTCGACCGGAACCGCAGGACCCTGGTCTACTACGCAG ACAAACACGAGGCCAAGATGAAAGGGGTCATCTACTTCCAAGCCATAGAAGAGGTTTACTATGATCATTTAAAGAATGCACACAAG AGCCCGAACCCATCGCTGACGTTCAGCGTGAAGACCCATGACAGGGTGTACTACATGGTGTCTCCCTCCCCTGAGGCCATGCGCATCTGGATGGACGTCATCGTCACCGGGGCTGAAGGATACATGCATTTCATGGTCTGA
- the phldb2a gene encoding pleckstrin homology-like domain family B member 2 isoform X1, with protein sequence MRQHTKGTLCLGESYFFHPEEASRMKSMLPQKSPVTTMVYSSDCVKTEHSNGGSVGGTVMRGSRSKAELQDLMETLQRRKSALEASLRASAESTRTYLSLPPPSPVSPTAHGSAMRPLSSRGLPYMTSSSMPPSPRQGERPLSPNPPYTRSRHQSQDSLLLANSSDGRRPPVASSLLSMWNGSSSYGEPAPRPPRGHSGAASMPSSPRLGRRLYAQGRNVDNAMDPAPRQRKYSTGSLNGLGSTHSRSLPRLHRSADSPALSLPPRRSMGSHRGEKVSVSFSSKSRRNLFSLERPPDVTVPATASVPGTPRRASLASLGCELEGGGLQGSSPCLDLGLGERMLSFGKGGLGPGSRRGSISSLNGKEELRDYHMHQRDERLREQEVQRLERQRLETILSLCTELGRVERDQRGLAVSDLQKINKELEKLQVSDDESVFSDSPGSVSGTAPENGFGTRAEGYQLAEERQVRERHRSGHRDASRAQSPALSLRSSAPSPSPHHRAKQQAAEDVHLKQEVSRIEEERIQVLNNVEEVEQKIKDLDNQMEESIREMEVERALLEGEQVSEMALLQREKEVLDQLNEKIGSTDKTALAEKSQCMCMHMCVPLCLCVCAYAFVGVCVSMTMQEKALLDAERVKVERLSELVSEQKTQLDNCPEALKEQLQQQLSRDVEVLEAERKWFEDLEFQQLERESRQDEEKEGRNHHVLREVADYQRSTVTRKERLLTLKKQSTQITQQSQREKDNFLKEKNNLLLMLQRERENLASLERKYAEVTGGQAFPNNPVAMKEHFRSLEERRRGSKENSHLSDNLRKRSQQPLSHYSNSTLGRSLSSKSHVPLSQSSSCGSAIPRGLSVSPRDLESQRLLKAGHSHLYASEDRQRLVDLCSRTVSESNVFLDSFHYADNGHAFDTLSVDSSDSMETSISACSPDNISSASTCNVAKIEEMERLLREAQADKNRLLEHREREMELRRQALEEERRRREDLEKRLQEETSRRQKMIEREVKLREKQRAQARPMTRYLPQRKDDFDLHGHIEAAGHNPDNCYHLAITDKTCRGFLVKMGGKIKTWKKRWFVFDRNRRTLVYYADKHEAKMKGVIYFQAIEEVYYDHLKNAHKSPNPSLTFSVKTHDRVYYMVSPSPEAMRIWMDVIVTGAEGYMHFMV encoded by the exons ATGAGACAGCACACAAAG GGTACACTCTGCCTAGGTGAATCCTACTTCTTCCACCCAGAGGAGGCCAGTCGAATGAAGAGCATGCTGCCCCAAAAGAGTCCTGTCACCACAATGGTCTACAGCTCag ACTGTGTGAAGACTGAACACAGCAATGGCGGCTCAGTGGGTGGCACCGTGATGAGAGGCTCCCGTTCGAAGGCGGAGCTGCAGGACTTGATGGAGACTCTGCAGCGCAGGAAGAGTGCTCTGGAGGCTAGCCTCAGGGCCAGCGCAGAATCTACCCGCACCTACCTTAGCCTGCCTCCTCCCAGCCCTGTGTCTCCCACAGCCCACGGGAGCGCCATGCGCCCCCTCTCCTCCAGGGGCCTCCCCTACATGACCAGCAGCAGCATGCCCCCCTCTCCTCGCCAGGGCGAGCGTCCTCTCAGCCCCAACCCGCCATACACACGCTCACGCCACCAATCACAGGACAGCCTGCTTCTCGCTAACTCCTCTGATGGTCGCCGCCCCCCTGTAGCCAGTTCTCTGCTGTCCATGTGGAATGGTTCCTCTTCCTATGGGGAGCCTGCCCCCCGTCCACCTCGGGGCCACAGCGGGGCGGCCAGCATGCCCTCCAGCCCTCGTCTTGGCCGCAGGCTATACGCCCAGGGTCGGAACGTGGACAATGCTATGGACCCTGCACCACGTCAGAGGAAGTACTCTACAGGGTCACTCAATGGCCTGGGCTCTACCCACAGTCGCTCTCTACCCCGCCTCCACCGGTCGGCTGACTCCCCGGCTCTGTCCCTGCCACCACGCCGATCCATGGGCTCCCACCGAGGGGAGAAGGTTTCTGTGTCCTTCTCCTCTAAGTCGAGGCGCAACCTGTTTTCTCTGGAGCGGCCGCCAGACGTGACTGTGCCAGCCACAGCCAGTGTACCGGGTACTCCCCGCCGGGCTAGCCTGGCCTCTCTGGGCTGTGAGCTGGAGGGAGGGGGCCTGCAGGGCTCCTCACCCTGCCTGGACCTAGGCCTGGGGGAGAGGATGCTGTCCTTTGGGAAGGGAGGACTGGGGCCGGGATCGAGGAGGGGCAGCATCAGCTCTCTGAATGGGAAGGAGGAGCTGAGAGACTACCACATGCACCAGAGAGACGAGAGGCTCAGAGAACAGGAGGTGCAGAGACTG GAGCGCCAGCGGCTGGAGACCATCCTGAGCCTGTGTACTGAGCTGGGCCGTGTGGAGCGGGACCAGAGAGGCTTGGCCGTCTCCGACCTGCAGAAGATCAACAAGGAGCTGGAGAAGTTGCAGGTGTCTGATGATGAGTCGGTGTTCTCCGACTCCCCTGGCAGCGTCAGCGGCACTGCCCCGGAGAACGGCTTTGGCACCAGAGCCGAGGGATACCAGTTGGCAGAGGAGCGGCAGGTCCGCGAGCGCCATCGCAGCGGGCACAGGGATGCCAGCAGGGCCCAGTCACCTGCTCTCAGCCTGCGCAGCAGTgccccctcaccctcccctcaCCATAGAGCCAAG CAGCAGGCTGCGGAGGATGTGCATCTGAAACAGGAAGTGAGCCGTATTGAGGAGGAGAGGATCCAGGTTCTGAACAACGTAGAGGAGGTGGAGCAGAAGATCAAAGACCTGGACAACCAGATGGAGGAGTCCATCAGAGAG aTGGAGGTGGAGCGGGCTCTGCTGGAGGGTGAGCAGGTCTCTGAGATGGCCctgctacagagggagaaggaggtacTGGACCAACTCAATGAGAAGATTGGCAGCACTGACAAGACTGCCCTCGCAGAGAAGTCCCAG TGTATGTGTATGCATATGTGCGTGCCTTTGTGTCTGTGCGTATGTGCCTATGcatttgtgggtgtgtgtgtgtccatgactATGCAGGAGAAAGCCTTGCTCGATGCTGAGAGGGTAAAAGTAGAGAGGCTGTCAGAGCTTGTCTCTGAGCAGAAGACCCAGCTGGACAACTGTCCCGAGGCGCTCAAGGAGCAGCTTCAGCAGCAGCTCTCCAGG GATGTGGAGGTACTGGAGGCTGAGAGGAAGTGGTTTGAAGACCTGGAGTTCcagcagctggagagagagagtcgtCAGGACGAGGAGAAGGAGGGTCGGAACCATCATGTACTCCGAGAGGTAGCAGATTACCAGCGTAGTACTGTCACACGCAAGGAGAGACTCCTGACCCTGAAGAAGCAGTCCACACAGATTACCCAGCAGTCTCAGCGAGAGAAGGACAACTTTCTGAAAGAGAAGAACAACCTGCTCCTCATGCTTCAGAGG GAGAGGGAGAACCTGGCCTCGCTGGAGAGGAAGTATGCTGAAGTGACTGGAGGGCAGGCCTTCCCTAACAACCCTGTTGCCATGAAAGAG CACTTCCGctctctggaggagaggaggcgggGCAGTAAGGAGAACTCTCACCTCAGTGACAATCTCCGTAAGAGGAGCCAGCAGCCCCTCAGTCACTACAGCAACTCCACACTGGGCCGCAGCCTGTCCTCTAAG TCCCACGTGCCCCTGTCCCAGAGCTCCAGCTGTGGTAGTGCCATCCCCCGgggcctctctgtctctccccgagATCTGGAATCTCAACGCCTGCTCAAGG CAGGCCACAGCCACCTGTACGCGAGTGAGGACCGACAGAGACTGGTTGACCTGTGTAGCAGGACCGTCTCAGAGTCCAACGTCTTCCTGGACTCCTTCCACTACGCAGACAACGGCCATGCCTTCGACACGCTCAGCGTGGACAGCTCTGACAGCATGGAGACCAGCATCTCTGCCTGCTCCCCAGACAACATCTCCAG tgCCAGCACATGCAACGTAGCGAAGATTGAAGAGATGGAACGTTTGTTACGAGAGGCCCAGGCTGATAAGAATCGTCTCCTTGAGCACAGG GAGCGTGAGATGGAGTTGCGCAGGCAGGCCCTGGAGGAGGAGCGGCGGAGGAGGGAGGACCTGGAGAAGAGACTGCAGGAGGAGACCAGCAGGAGGCAGAAGATGATCGAGAGGGAGGTGAAGCTACGTGAGAAACAGAGGGCACAG GCCCGGCCGATGACACGCTACCTCCCTCAGAGGAAGGATGACTTTGACCTCCATGGTCACATCGAGGCAGCTGGACACAACCCAGACAACTGCTACCACCTGGCCATCACTGACAAAACCTGCAGAGGGTTCCTGGTCAAGATGGGTGGCAAGATCAAGACCTGGAAGAAACGCTGGTTTGTCTTCGACCGGAACCGCAGGACCCTGGTCTACTACGCAG ACAAACACGAGGCCAAGATGAAAGGGGTCATCTACTTCCAAGCCATAGAAGAGGTTTACTATGATCATTTAAAGAATGCACACAAG AGCCCGAACCCATCGCTGACGTTCAGCGTGAAGACCCATGACAGGGTGTACTACATGGTGTCTCCCTCCCCTGAGGCCATGCGCATCTGGATGGACGTCATCGTCACCGGGGCTGAAGGATACATGCATTTCATGGTCTGA
- the phldb2a gene encoding pleckstrin homology-like domain family B member 2 isoform X2 — MRQHTKGTLCLGESYFFHPEEASRMKSMLPQKSPVTTMVYSSDCVKTEHSNGGSVGGTVMRGSRSKAELQDLMETLQRRKSALEASLRASAESTRTYLSLPPPSPVSPTAHGSAMRPLSSRGLPYMTSSSMPPSPRQGERPLSPNPPYTRSRHQSQDSLLLANSSDGRRPPVASSLLSMWNGSSSYGEPAPRPPRGHSGAASMPSSPRLGRRLYAQGRNVDNAMDPAPRQRKYSTGSLNGLGSTHSRSLPRLHRSADSPALSLPPRRSMGSHRGEKVSVSFSSKSRRNLFSLERPPDVTVPATASVPGTPRRASLASLGCELEGGGLQGSSPCLDLGLGERMLSFGKGGLGPGSRRGSISSLNGKEELRDYHMHQRDERLREQEVQRLERQRLETILSLCTELGRVERDQRGLAVSDLQKINKELEKLQVSDDESVFSDSPGSVSGTAPENGFGTRAEGYQLAEERQVRERHRSGHRDASRAQSPALSLRSSAPSPSPHHRAKQQAAEDVHLKQEVSRIEEERIQVLNNVEEVEQKIKDLDNQMEESIREMEVERALLEGEQVSEMALLQREKEVLDQLNEKIGSTDKTALAEKSQCMCMHMCVPLCLCVCAYAFVGVCVSMTMQEKALLDAERVKVERLSELVSEQKTQLDNCPEALKEQLQQQLSRDVEVLEAERKWFEDLEFQQLERESRQDEEKEGRNHHVLREVADYQRSTVTRKERLLTLKKQSTQITQQSQREKDNFLKEKNNLLLMLQRERENLASLERKYAEVTGGQAFPNNPVAMKEHFRSLEERRRGSKENSHLSDNLRKRSQQPLSHYSNSTLGRSLSSKSHVPLSQSSSCGSAIPRGLSVSPRDLESQRLLKGHSHLYASEDRQRLVDLCSRTVSESNVFLDSFHYADNGHAFDTLSVDSSDSMETSISACSPDNISSASTCNVAKIEEMERLLREAQADKNRLLEHREREMELRRQALEEERRRREDLEKRLQEETSRRQKMIEREVKLREKQRAQARPMTRYLPQRKDDFDLHGHIEAAGHNPDNCYHLAITDKTCRGFLVKMGGKIKTWKKRWFVFDRNRRTLVYYADKHEAKMKGVIYFQAIEEVYYDHLKNAHKSPNPSLTFSVKTHDRVYYMVSPSPEAMRIWMDVIVTGAEGYMHFMV; from the exons ATGAGACAGCACACAAAG GGTACACTCTGCCTAGGTGAATCCTACTTCTTCCACCCAGAGGAGGCCAGTCGAATGAAGAGCATGCTGCCCCAAAAGAGTCCTGTCACCACAATGGTCTACAGCTCag ACTGTGTGAAGACTGAACACAGCAATGGCGGCTCAGTGGGTGGCACCGTGATGAGAGGCTCCCGTTCGAAGGCGGAGCTGCAGGACTTGATGGAGACTCTGCAGCGCAGGAAGAGTGCTCTGGAGGCTAGCCTCAGGGCCAGCGCAGAATCTACCCGCACCTACCTTAGCCTGCCTCCTCCCAGCCCTGTGTCTCCCACAGCCCACGGGAGCGCCATGCGCCCCCTCTCCTCCAGGGGCCTCCCCTACATGACCAGCAGCAGCATGCCCCCCTCTCCTCGCCAGGGCGAGCGTCCTCTCAGCCCCAACCCGCCATACACACGCTCACGCCACCAATCACAGGACAGCCTGCTTCTCGCTAACTCCTCTGATGGTCGCCGCCCCCCTGTAGCCAGTTCTCTGCTGTCCATGTGGAATGGTTCCTCTTCCTATGGGGAGCCTGCCCCCCGTCCACCTCGGGGCCACAGCGGGGCGGCCAGCATGCCCTCCAGCCCTCGTCTTGGCCGCAGGCTATACGCCCAGGGTCGGAACGTGGACAATGCTATGGACCCTGCACCACGTCAGAGGAAGTACTCTACAGGGTCACTCAATGGCCTGGGCTCTACCCACAGTCGCTCTCTACCCCGCCTCCACCGGTCGGCTGACTCCCCGGCTCTGTCCCTGCCACCACGCCGATCCATGGGCTCCCACCGAGGGGAGAAGGTTTCTGTGTCCTTCTCCTCTAAGTCGAGGCGCAACCTGTTTTCTCTGGAGCGGCCGCCAGACGTGACTGTGCCAGCCACAGCCAGTGTACCGGGTACTCCCCGCCGGGCTAGCCTGGCCTCTCTGGGCTGTGAGCTGGAGGGAGGGGGCCTGCAGGGCTCCTCACCCTGCCTGGACCTAGGCCTGGGGGAGAGGATGCTGTCCTTTGGGAAGGGAGGACTGGGGCCGGGATCGAGGAGGGGCAGCATCAGCTCTCTGAATGGGAAGGAGGAGCTGAGAGACTACCACATGCACCAGAGAGACGAGAGGCTCAGAGAACAGGAGGTGCAGAGACTG GAGCGCCAGCGGCTGGAGACCATCCTGAGCCTGTGTACTGAGCTGGGCCGTGTGGAGCGGGACCAGAGAGGCTTGGCCGTCTCCGACCTGCAGAAGATCAACAAGGAGCTGGAGAAGTTGCAGGTGTCTGATGATGAGTCGGTGTTCTCCGACTCCCCTGGCAGCGTCAGCGGCACTGCCCCGGAGAACGGCTTTGGCACCAGAGCCGAGGGATACCAGTTGGCAGAGGAGCGGCAGGTCCGCGAGCGCCATCGCAGCGGGCACAGGGATGCCAGCAGGGCCCAGTCACCTGCTCTCAGCCTGCGCAGCAGTgccccctcaccctcccctcaCCATAGAGCCAAG CAGCAGGCTGCGGAGGATGTGCATCTGAAACAGGAAGTGAGCCGTATTGAGGAGGAGAGGATCCAGGTTCTGAACAACGTAGAGGAGGTGGAGCAGAAGATCAAAGACCTGGACAACCAGATGGAGGAGTCCATCAGAGAG aTGGAGGTGGAGCGGGCTCTGCTGGAGGGTGAGCAGGTCTCTGAGATGGCCctgctacagagggagaaggaggtacTGGACCAACTCAATGAGAAGATTGGCAGCACTGACAAGACTGCCCTCGCAGAGAAGTCCCAG TGTATGTGTATGCATATGTGCGTGCCTTTGTGTCTGTGCGTATGTGCCTATGcatttgtgggtgtgtgtgtgtccatgactATGCAGGAGAAAGCCTTGCTCGATGCTGAGAGGGTAAAAGTAGAGAGGCTGTCAGAGCTTGTCTCTGAGCAGAAGACCCAGCTGGACAACTGTCCCGAGGCGCTCAAGGAGCAGCTTCAGCAGCAGCTCTCCAGG GATGTGGAGGTACTGGAGGCTGAGAGGAAGTGGTTTGAAGACCTGGAGTTCcagcagctggagagagagagtcgtCAGGACGAGGAGAAGGAGGGTCGGAACCATCATGTACTCCGAGAGGTAGCAGATTACCAGCGTAGTACTGTCACACGCAAGGAGAGACTCCTGACCCTGAAGAAGCAGTCCACACAGATTACCCAGCAGTCTCAGCGAGAGAAGGACAACTTTCTGAAAGAGAAGAACAACCTGCTCCTCATGCTTCAGAGG GAGAGGGAGAACCTGGCCTCGCTGGAGAGGAAGTATGCTGAAGTGACTGGAGGGCAGGCCTTCCCTAACAACCCTGTTGCCATGAAAGAG CACTTCCGctctctggaggagaggaggcgggGCAGTAAGGAGAACTCTCACCTCAGTGACAATCTCCGTAAGAGGAGCCAGCAGCCCCTCAGTCACTACAGCAACTCCACACTGGGCCGCAGCCTGTCCTCTAAG TCCCACGTGCCCCTGTCCCAGAGCTCCAGCTGTGGTAGTGCCATCCCCCGgggcctctctgtctctccccgagATCTGGAATCTCAACGCCTGCTCAAGG GCCACAGCCACCTGTACGCGAGTGAGGACCGACAGAGACTGGTTGACCTGTGTAGCAGGACCGTCTCAGAGTCCAACGTCTTCCTGGACTCCTTCCACTACGCAGACAACGGCCATGCCTTCGACACGCTCAGCGTGGACAGCTCTGACAGCATGGAGACCAGCATCTCTGCCTGCTCCCCAGACAACATCTCCAG tgCCAGCACATGCAACGTAGCGAAGATTGAAGAGATGGAACGTTTGTTACGAGAGGCCCAGGCTGATAAGAATCGTCTCCTTGAGCACAGG GAGCGTGAGATGGAGTTGCGCAGGCAGGCCCTGGAGGAGGAGCGGCGGAGGAGGGAGGACCTGGAGAAGAGACTGCAGGAGGAGACCAGCAGGAGGCAGAAGATGATCGAGAGGGAGGTGAAGCTACGTGAGAAACAGAGGGCACAG GCCCGGCCGATGACACGCTACCTCCCTCAGAGGAAGGATGACTTTGACCTCCATGGTCACATCGAGGCAGCTGGACACAACCCAGACAACTGCTACCACCTGGCCATCACTGACAAAACCTGCAGAGGGTTCCTGGTCAAGATGGGTGGCAAGATCAAGACCTGGAAGAAACGCTGGTTTGTCTTCGACCGGAACCGCAGGACCCTGGTCTACTACGCAG ACAAACACGAGGCCAAGATGAAAGGGGTCATCTACTTCCAAGCCATAGAAGAGGTTTACTATGATCATTTAAAGAATGCACACAAG AGCCCGAACCCATCGCTGACGTTCAGCGTGAAGACCCATGACAGGGTGTACTACATGGTGTCTCCCTCCCCTGAGGCCATGCGCATCTGGATGGACGTCATCGTCACCGGGGCTGAAGGATACATGCATTTCATGGTCTGA